The following DNA comes from Amycolatopsis albispora.
CGACCTGCACGTCGGCGGCCAGGTCGAGCTGACCGGCGCCGGAGCGCCGCCGGACGCGGGGTGCGTGCTGACCTACATCGTCGACCAGCCGAGCGAGGTGGAAACCGTGCTGGCCACCGCGGTCCGCCACGGCGCGGAGGTGCTCAAGCCGGCGAAGAAGTCGCTGTTCGCCGGATTCGCCGCGACCTGCCGGGCGCCGGACGGCACGGTGTGGAAGCTGACCGCGCCCACCAGGAAGGACACCGGCCCGGCCGCGGACCAGCCGGCGCCGACCGAGCTGGTGGCCATTCTCGCGGTCGCGGATCCCAAGGCGGCCAAGGCGTTCTACGAATCGCTGGGCATGGCGGTGGACCGCGACTACGGTGCCAAGTTCATCGACTTCCAGCTGACGCCGGGACGGCCGCGGCTGGG
Coding sequences within:
- a CDS encoding VOC family protein; the protein is MLSLNAVGVPEGGRALYDDLHVGGQVELTGAGAPPDAGCVLTYIVDQPSEVETVLATAVRHGAEVLKPAKKSLFAGFAATCRAPDGTVWKLTAPTRKDTGPAADQPAPTELVAILAVADPKAAKAFYESLGMAVDRDYGAKFIDFQLTPGRPRLGLMTREALTKDAGGLGTAVLTCTADSREEVDRVLAAAVAAGGRITAPAQENGGYAGEFAAPDGHRWKVRFTH